The Candidatus Deferrimicrobium sp. DNA window TGCGCCAGGAGAATTCCGGCCGGCCCCCCCCCGACGATCACGACGTCCTCCACGATGCCCTCCTCCTACCCGCCATCCCCGCACATCCCGATTCGATCTAGTATATCGCCTTCGACTTCCGGTTGTTCCACGGCGCGGTCGGTTTGCACGGGGCGATTTTCGAAGTTGACAGGCGAAACCTCTTTCCCTATAGTAACTTGTTCTTATTGAACCGCATGGAGGGCAATGTCCTATGTACGCTGTTGTCCGCACCGGGGGGAAGCAGCTCCGCGTCTCCCCGGGCGATGTCGTCAACGTGGAGAAGCTTTCGGTCGAACCGGGCGCGACCGTCGAACTCACGGACGTGCTGATGGTGTCGACCGACCAGGGGACCACCGTCGGGACCCCAAACGTCCAGGGCGCCGCCGTGGTCTGCACGGCGGTCCGGGACGGCAAGGGAAAGAAGATCACCATCTACAAGTACAAGCGGCGGAAGGGCTTCTCGAAGAAACAGGGACACCGCCAGCCGTTCACCACGCTTTCCGTGACCGAAATCCGGGTCGGTTGACCCGCGGAAAAGGGGCCAGGACACCATGGCGCAT harbors:
- the rplU gene encoding 50S ribosomal protein L21 yields the protein MYAVVRTGGKQLRVSPGDVVNVEKLSVEPGATVELTDVLMVSTDQGTTVGTPNVQGAAVVCTAVRDGKGKKITIYKYKRRKGFSKKQGHRQPFTTLSVTEIRVG